AAGCGATCCGCGCCGCGGAACAGCTGTCGGAGCGCATCCGTGAACTGGGCGGGATCCTCGCCGGCGGCGGGGACACCGGCTGAAGGGCAAAGCGCGGGATGGAAAAATCCCGGGCAAGGGTCCCCCCCTGCTCGGTCAATCCAATGGAGAAACCATGAGCAAAGCAAGCAACGGCAAGTGGGACGTGGTGGTTGTGGGCGGCAGCGCCGCCGGCTTGACGGCGGCGATCACCGTCCGCAGGCATTACCCCGACAAGAAAGTGCTGATCTTACGCCAGGAAGAAAAAGTTCCCATCCCCTGCGGCATTCCGTACATCTACGGAACCCTGGGCGATCCGGACAAGAACCTGATTCCCGACGCGCTTCTGGAATCGAACAAGATCGATTGGCGGGTGGGCTCCGTGGACAATGTCGACCGGAAGGCGAAAACCGTCTCCCTCGGGAAAGAAACCCTGGAATACGAACGGTTGATTCTGGCGACCGGGTCGGTTCCGACCCGCCCGCCCATCCCCGGGATCGACCTCAAGGGCGTGTTTACGATCGAGAAGGACGTAGAGTACCTGCGCTCGCTGCAGAAGGCCCTGGAAGGGGCCAAGCGGATCGTGATCATCGGCGGAGGCTTCATCGGCATCGAGTTCGCCGACGAGATCAACAAGCTCGGCGGCAAGCAGGTCACGGTGATCGAGATGGAAGCCAACTGCCTGAACCTGGCCTACGATCCCGAGTTCTGCGAAGAAATGGAAAAACTGCTGGCCTCGCGCGGGATCGAGATCCGCACCGCCACCGTCGTCAAGGCGTTGGAGGGCGAGGGCGCCGTCCGCGCCGTGCGCCTGCAGGACGGCAGCGCCGTGGAAACGGACCTGGTGATCCTGGGCATCGGATCGCGGGCGAACGCGGAACTGGCCCGCAAGATCGGGTTGGAAATCGGCGCCGGCGGGGGCATCACAGTCGACCGCAATATGCGCACGTCCGACCCGTCGATCTTCGCCTGCGGCGACTGCACGGACAAAGTCTCCTTCTTCGGCGGGCACGCCTGCATGCTCAAACTGGCTTCGATCGCCGAATTGGAGGCGCGGATCGCCGGAGCGAATCTGTACGGCATCCGCCGCGAGAGCGAAGGAACGGTCGGGGCATGGTGCACCGCGGTCGGCCCGTTGGCCCTGGGGACCGCGGGGTTGACCGAGACCGCCGCCAAGAAGCTGGGATACAAGGTGGTGTGTTCGAGCGTGGAAGGCCCCAACCGACACCCGGGCGGCATGCCGGGCGCGGCGCCCACCAAGCTCAAGCTGGTATTCGAAGCCAACTCCGGCGTCCTCCTCGGCGGCCAGATCCGCGGCGGCGACAGCGTCGGCGAGATGACCAACATCGTCGCCGCCTGCGTCCAAAAGAAGATGACGGTCGAGGACATCGCCACCTTCCAGTTGGGGACCCATCCGGCGCTGACGGCCTCGCCGATCGCCTACCACATCGTCAACGCGGCCGAGATCGCCGATCAACGGCTGCGGAAGGAGAACTGATCCGTGCCCACGTACGAATACGAGTGCCTTGCCTGCGGCCTGCGGTTTGAGCGCCGCCAGGCGATCGCCGAGGAGCCGGTCGCAACCTGTCCCGAGTGCCGGGGAGGCGTCCGGCGCCTGCTCAGCAGCGGCACCGCTGTCGTGGTCAAGGGGGGGGGCTCCGCCTCCCCCCGCGGCGGCGGGAGCGGATGCGCGCTGGAGCAAACCGGCCGGACCTGCTGCGGGCGCGGCGAGCGCTGCGGTGAACCGCCGTGCGGGAGCGAATCGTGACCGAAAGTGAAACCCGATACACCTTCGGGCCCGTGCCCTCGCGTCGCTTGGGAAGAAGCCTCGGGGTGAACAACATCCCCCCCAAGATCTGTTCCTATTCCTGCATCTACTGCCAGGTGGGGCGCACCAAGGAGATGCGGATCGAACGACAAGCCTTTTATGATCCGGATGCGGTCGCCCAAGACGTCCGCGCAAGGGTGAAAAACGCCGCCGGGAAGAACGAGCGGATCGATTACATCACTTTCGTGCCGGACGGGGAGCCCACCCTGGACATCCGCCTGGGCAAGCTCATCGCCTTGCTGAAACCCCTGGGCATCCCGATCGGCGTGATCTCGAACGCTTCGCTGATGGGACGGGAAGACGTGCGGGAAGAACTTGGAAGCGCGGATTGGGTTTCGCTGAAGTTCGATTCCGTGCAGGAGCCGGTCTGGCGGGCGGTTAACCGCCCGCACAACTCCCTTCGGCTGGCTTCGATCCTCGACGGCTCGCTGGCCTTCGCGAAGGCATTTGCAGGGAAGCTGGTCACGGAAACCATGCTGGTCGAGGGAAACCGCGACGACGAGGAAGGCGCGCGGAAACTGGCCGATTTCCTCGGCCGCTTGCGCCCGCACACGGCTTATGTGAGCATCCCCACGCGTCCTCCCGCGGAATCCTGGGTCCGGCCTCCGGGTGAAGACGTCTTAAACCGGACGTATCAGATCCTGCGGGAACAGGTCGCGAACGTGGAATTGCTGATCGGATACGAGGGGGATTCGTTCGCCTCCACCGGAGAGGCGGAGACCGACCTCCTGAATATCACCGCCGTACACCCGATGCGGGAAGAAGCCGTCCGCGATTTTCTCGCCCGGGCCGGAGCCGCGTGGTCGCTGGTGGAAGGATTGAAAGCGCGGGGCGAACTGCTCGAGAGCAGCTACGCGGGGCACACATTCTTCTTAAGAAGCTACGGCGGACATTCTCGCTAGGTTAGGGAATACCCACCCGATGTTGATTTGGATACTTGGATTCACCCTGCTCGGTTCGATCATCTCGGTCCTGCTGGCCGCGTCGCTGCTGCTGATCAAGGGCAAACGGCTGGCCGCGTTCTCCGCGGTACTGATCCCCTACGCCATCGGGACGCTGCTCGGGGCGGCTTTCTTCGGGATGATCCCGCACGCGCTGGAAGAGGCGGAACCCGACGTGATCCTCCCCGGCGTGCTGGCCGGGCTGCTGCTCTTCTACCTGATCGAGAAGCTGGCGGTGTGGCGGCACTGCCACAACCGGCCGTGCGACACGCACAGCCAGGCCGGCACGCTGATCCTGCTCGGCGATTCCCTGCACAACTTCGTCGACGGGGTGGCGATCGCCGCGGCGTTTGCGGCCGCGATTCCGCTCGGGATCGCCACCGCGGTGGCCGCCGCCGCCCATGAAGTGCCTCAGGAAGTCGGCGATTTCGCGATTCTGCTGGAAAGCGGGTTCACCCGTT
This Anaerolineales bacterium DNA region includes the following protein-coding sequences:
- a CDS encoding FAD-dependent oxidoreductase, with protein sequence MSKASNGKWDVVVVGGSAAGLTAAITVRRHYPDKKVLILRQEEKVPIPCGIPYIYGTLGDPDKNLIPDALLESNKIDWRVGSVDNVDRKAKTVSLGKETLEYERLILATGSVPTRPPIPGIDLKGVFTIEKDVEYLRSLQKALEGAKRIVIIGGGFIGIEFADEINKLGGKQVTVIEMEANCLNLAYDPEFCEEMEKLLASRGIEIRTATVVKALEGEGAVRAVRLQDGSAVETDLVILGIGSRANAELARKIGLEIGAGGGITVDRNMRTSDPSIFACGDCTDKVSFFGGHACMLKLASIAELEARIAGANLYGIRRESEGTVGAWCTAVGPLALGTAGLTETAAKKLGYKVVCSSVEGPNRHPGGMPGAAPTKLKLVFEANSGVLLGGQIRGGDSVGEMTNIVAACVQKKMTVEDIATFQLGTHPALTASPIAYHIVNAAEIADQRLRKEN
- a CDS encoding zinc ribbon domain-containing protein; its protein translation is MPTYEYECLACGLRFERRQAIAEEPVATCPECRGGVRRLLSSGTAVVVKGGGSASPRGGGSGCALEQTGRTCCGRGERCGEPPCGSES
- a CDS encoding radical SAM protein, producing MTESETRYTFGPVPSRRLGRSLGVNNIPPKICSYSCIYCQVGRTKEMRIERQAFYDPDAVAQDVRARVKNAAGKNERIDYITFVPDGEPTLDIRLGKLIALLKPLGIPIGVISNASLMGREDVREELGSADWVSLKFDSVQEPVWRAVNRPHNSLRLASILDGSLAFAKAFAGKLVTETMLVEGNRDDEEGARKLADFLGRLRPHTAYVSIPTRPPAESWVRPPGEDVLNRTYQILREQVANVELLIGYEGDSFASTGEAETDLLNITAVHPMREEAVRDFLARAGAAWSLVEGLKARGELLESSYAGHTFFLRSYGGHSR
- a CDS encoding ZIP family metal transporter yields the protein MLIWILGFTLLGSIISVLLAASLLLIKGKRLAAFSAVLIPYAIGTLLGAAFFGMIPHALEEAEPDVILPGVLAGLLLFYLIEKLAVWRHCHNRPCDTHSQAGTLILLGDSLHNFVDGVAIAAAFAAAIPLGIATAVAAAAHEVPQEVGDFAILLESGFTRSRALLFNVLSGAAALAGALLTYFLLPLVESWTPYLLAISAASFIYIALADLIPGRRTDGGLRALLWELPLILLGIATIAAFHLSHGH